One Vibrio taketomensis DNA window includes the following coding sequences:
- the nagZ gene encoding beta-N-acetylhexosaminidase: protein MGPLWLDVAGYELSAEDKEILQHPTVGGVILFARNYHDSKQLLALNHEIRKAAKRPILIGVDQEGGRVQRFRDGFSRIPAAKLYAEQSNSEQMAELGGWLMAAELIAHDIDLSFAPVLDQGFECKAIGDRAFGEDIDTVLRHSSAYMRGMKSVGMATTGKHFPGHGGVLADSHLETPYDDRQTILERDMAIFKAQIEAGTLDAMMPAHVIYPNYDDQPASGSQFWLKKVLREQLGFKGIVFSDDLNMEGAAVMGGPAERSHQALVAGCDMVLVCNNRDSQIEVLDNLPILEFPEAMQLLKKQSFTLGELQSSDKWRQASDAMKRILDQ from the coding sequence ATGGGACCGTTATGGCTGGACGTGGCTGGATATGAGTTAAGCGCCGAAGACAAAGAAATTTTGCAGCACCCAACCGTGGGTGGGGTGATTCTATTTGCGCGTAACTATCATGACAGTAAACAATTATTAGCGTTGAATCATGAAATTCGTAAAGCAGCAAAACGACCTATTTTGATTGGTGTTGATCAAGAAGGGGGACGCGTTCAGCGCTTTCGTGACGGTTTCTCTCGCATTCCAGCAGCCAAGCTATATGCAGAGCAATCAAACAGCGAACAGATGGCGGAGCTGGGTGGTTGGTTAATGGCAGCGGAGTTAATCGCTCATGATATAGACCTTAGTTTCGCCCCTGTTTTAGACCAAGGTTTTGAGTGTAAGGCGATTGGCGATCGCGCTTTTGGTGAGGATATCGATACCGTTTTACGTCACAGCAGCGCCTACATGCGTGGTATGAAATCGGTAGGTATGGCGACGACGGGTAAGCATTTCCCTGGGCATGGCGGCGTATTGGCCGATTCACATCTTGAAACTCCATATGATGATCGTCAAACCATTCTTGAGCGCGACATGGCGATTTTCAAAGCACAGATAGAAGCAGGAACGTTAGATGCCATGATGCCAGCGCATGTGATTTATCCTAATTATGATGATCAACCTGCCAGTGGTTCTCAGTTCTGGCTAAAAAAAGTGTTGCGTGAACAATTAGGTTTTAAAGGCATTGTTTTCTCGGATGACTTAAACATGGAAGGTGCTGCCGTGATGGGCGGGCCTGCTGAACGTTCTCACCAAGCATTAGTGGCTGGATGCGATATGGTGCTGGTTTGCAATAATCGTGATTCGCAAATTGAAGTCTTGGATAACTTACCTATTTTAGAATTCCCTGAAGCGATGCAGTTGCTGAAAAAGCAGTCATTTACTCTGGGTGAACTACAAAGTAGTGACAAATGGCGTCAAGCCTCTGATGCGATGAAGCGTATTCTGGACCAATAA
- a CDS encoding anhydro-N-acetylmuramic acid kinase: MNTKQRFVGVMSGTSMDGVDTVLVEIENNQIRLLNSLDFPFPDQLKQRLLNICLGQPTNLAEVGELDHLLGHLFADAVNALLKHANCPAESVTAIGNHGQTVYHRPDGDAPFTMQIGDANIIATKTGIDTVADFRRKDMALGGQGAPLVPAFHHSIFATSESSVVVLNIGGIANISVLRPNQPVIGYDTGPGNMLMDAWCSIHRGSKYDKDAQFAREGVVVPELLTQLMTEPYLLRSAPKSTGRELFNLPWLEQQLETMTLTSQDVQRTLCEYTAVTIANEVERYSVGDKPELLVCGGGAYNPLLMERLTELLPQWCVLTTDQRGVDSNNMEAMAFAWLAQRRIHNLPSNLPEVTGASQLASLGVLYPA, encoded by the coding sequence ATGAATACAAAACAGCGCTTTGTAGGTGTGATGTCTGGCACCAGTATGGATGGTGTGGATACCGTTTTAGTTGAAATTGAAAACAACCAAATAAGACTGCTTAATTCCCTTGATTTCCCATTTCCGGATCAACTCAAACAGCGTTTGCTAAATATTTGCCTTGGGCAACCTACCAATCTCGCCGAGGTTGGAGAACTCGATCACCTACTTGGTCATCTCTTTGCCGATGCAGTCAATGCTTTGCTTAAGCACGCAAATTGCCCGGCCGAAAGTGTTACGGCCATCGGTAACCATGGACAAACGGTTTATCACCGCCCTGACGGTGATGCGCCTTTCACCATGCAAATCGGTGATGCCAACATTATTGCTACCAAAACTGGTATCGATACTGTTGCAGATTTTCGCCGCAAAGATATGGCGCTAGGCGGACAAGGCGCACCTTTGGTCCCTGCTTTTCATCACTCTATTTTTGCCACTAGTGAATCAAGCGTCGTCGTCCTCAATATTGGTGGCATCGCCAATATTTCCGTATTGCGACCAAATCAGCCCGTCATTGGCTATGATACAGGGCCTGGCAACATGCTGATGGATGCTTGGTGCAGCATTCATCGCGGCAGTAAATACGATAAAGACGCACAATTTGCTCGTGAAGGTGTGGTTGTGCCTGAGTTATTAACTCAATTGATGACAGAACCTTATCTACTACGCAGTGCGCCCAAAAGTACCGGGCGCGAATTGTTCAACCTGCCGTGGTTAGAACAGCAATTAGAAACCATGACACTAACTAGTCAGGATGTTCAACGTACTTTATGTGAATACACAGCTGTCACGATTGCAAATGAAGTTGAACGCTATAGCGTTGGGGACAAACCTGAATTATTAGTCTGTGGTGGTGGTGCTTATAATCCGCTATTAATGGAACGTTTGACTGAATTATTGCCGCAATGGTGCGTGTTAACTACCGATCAAAGAGGGGTAGATAGCAACAATATGGAAGCGATGGCATTTGCATGGCTTGCCCAGCGTCGCATTCACAATTTACCGAGCAACTTACCGGAAGTGACAGGGGCCAGTCAGCTAGCTTCTCTTGGCGTTCTTTACCCTGCATAA
- a CDS encoding DUF2799 domain-containing protein: MKKLFSVMILSALAGCSSSIEDFAQAGDWYQVGYQDGIRGVTARSINELSSMGNVNTADYDQGYLQGVTEYCDPNAAYQIGLSGQFYEGVCEGTEDAQRFRMEWQRGWDDSRLSY, translated from the coding sequence ATGAAAAAGCTGTTTAGCGTGATGATACTGAGCGCTCTTGCTGGCTGCAGTAGCTCAATTGAAGATTTCGCTCAGGCTGGTGATTGGTATCAAGTTGGTTATCAAGATGGGATAAGAGGGGTAACAGCTCGTAGTATTAATGAGCTATCAAGCATGGGGAATGTAAACACTGCGGATTATGACCAAGGGTACCTTCAAGGGGTAACGGAATACTGCGATCCAAATGCGGCTTATCAAATCGGTTTATCTGGGCAGTTTTATGAAGGTGTGTGCGAAGGTACAGAGGATGCACAACGTTTTCGCATGGAATGGCAGCGTGGTTGGGATGATTCGCGGCTCTCGTATTAA
- a CDS encoding M16 family metallopeptidase yields MQFIFKVMLVFIVAILSACERHEEKALIADENWTQGQLENGLRYHIYPTSDEEVSVRMLVHVGSLQENDNQKGYAHFVEHMAFNGTRNFSGNEIIQLVEKSGKSFGRDINAFTAYQLTHYQLDLASAADLTMALTWMRDVGDGIEFDPQQVESEKGVILGEFRLSRLENKSLFEQSYLNLIKSTPLEHADPLGTEVSIETATADGLEAYYQQWYQPQHVELIIAGNIDAATAGQLITEHFSNWENQGDESLVKQRVFNINTQPQLISVSSKESPSLNYFIARSSSASRTQQQLNQEWFDALSEQLINLRLMATVNDSALSVQYARAYGELIHYQRYSAGGISFAPEHRAQVEALFLATLRSLRDHGVNQDELDAAMSYYRDSLGNFDTQWNKRKPAQIAQQKAHSIEHDFIVQGQEKQRDSLQEFIELATLKEVNQQLTQLLSSPIQWVIGQGEGEDPAQLSSRLDALPTLYAKQGFKPVNTTTEVADLVQPAHKGELLSRTQHDGNLTVWTLSNGVEVWLQQDSKAGQRAHIVYVSQGGRAALPQDLHPASMLLIDVGMRSGLGHLDGPQLDRLMRKHDSAIYPFIHPTSHGLEINAATEHLALVFNVMFNIATELNIKPRQLDAVKQEAKLRSYTYLNTPEGKFAKAQVDNIYLPESRYRFLTDNDFASVTVEQLQQVHHHLFSYQRGNKLVIIADMEPTQLAPLLRQYVASIDMTTPKAPLDLGSGFNTAAEPALALAEAHEDKVTVVQRIINTSPQPRTAKAVFADDMLQRISSARLYRHIREKHGFDYAPKIFPVAADGETISDWMIEMNVASKNVAIVEKELEQFVAGLSTSLTQQEVTTAAKQLTLALEPLDIDPAQRAWFYSRYLVHGYGIDALLKLEETAQNISLDYMQQRALWTFGMGSFKATALLTPKQ; encoded by the coding sequence ATGCAATTCATTTTTAAAGTGATGTTGGTGTTCATTGTGGCCATTCTTTCTGCGTGTGAGCGTCATGAGGAAAAAGCACTGATCGCTGATGAAAATTGGACGCAAGGACAATTGGAAAATGGACTTCGTTATCATATCTACCCAACCAGTGATGAAGAAGTTTCGGTACGTATGCTGGTACATGTCGGCTCTCTTCAAGAAAATGATAATCAAAAGGGGTATGCCCATTTTGTCGAACATATGGCATTTAATGGTACGCGTAACTTTAGTGGCAACGAGATTATTCAGTTAGTGGAGAAATCCGGAAAATCTTTTGGTCGGGATATCAATGCATTTACTGCCTATCAATTAACGCATTACCAGCTAGATTTAGCCAGCGCAGCTGATTTAACGATGGCTTTAACTTGGATGAGAGATGTGGGAGATGGCATTGAGTTTGACCCTCAGCAGGTTGAATCAGAGAAAGGAGTCATTCTTGGGGAATTCCGTTTATCAAGGTTAGAAAACAAGAGTCTGTTTGAGCAGTCCTATTTAAACTTAATAAAGTCAACCCCGCTTGAGCATGCCGACCCGCTTGGCACTGAGGTGTCGATTGAAACAGCAACTGCGGATGGATTAGAAGCATATTACCAGCAATGGTACCAGCCCCAACATGTTGAGTTGATTATCGCGGGAAATATCGATGCCGCCACCGCGGGGCAACTCATTACTGAACATTTTTCGAATTGGGAAAACCAAGGCGATGAATCATTAGTTAAACAGCGCGTCTTCAATATCAATACGCAGCCACAACTCATTTCTGTCAGTTCAAAAGAATCGCCGAGCTTGAACTATTTCATTGCGCGTTCGAGTAGCGCTTCTCGTACTCAACAACAACTCAATCAAGAGTGGTTTGACGCACTCAGTGAGCAGTTGATCAACCTGCGTTTAATGGCGACCGTTAATGATTCAGCACTGTCTGTGCAGTATGCACGAGCGTATGGTGAGCTGATTCATTATCAACGTTATTCGGCGGGGGGAATTTCATTTGCGCCAGAGCACAGGGCGCAGGTCGAAGCGCTGTTTTTGGCCACGTTACGTTCTCTTCGAGATCACGGCGTGAATCAGGATGAGTTAGATGCTGCGATGTCATATTATCGAGATAGCCTTGGCAACTTTGATACTCAGTGGAATAAGCGCAAACCGGCACAAATTGCCCAGCAAAAAGCCCATTCAATTGAGCATGATTTTATTGTTCAAGGCCAGGAAAAACAACGAGATAGCTTACAGGAATTTATCGAGTTAGCGACGCTAAAAGAGGTAAACCAGCAGTTGACTCAACTACTTTCATCACCAATACAGTGGGTAATTGGGCAAGGTGAGGGGGAGGATCCTGCACAACTTTCTAGTCGGTTAGATGCACTACCAACCTTATATGCCAAACAAGGTTTTAAACCGGTTAACACAACCACCGAAGTGGCAGATTTGGTTCAACCGGCCCATAAAGGGGAGTTACTTTCAAGAACACAACACGATGGTAATCTGACCGTTTGGACTTTAAGCAACGGGGTCGAAGTATGGCTACAACAAGATTCGAAAGCAGGTCAGCGCGCGCACATTGTTTACGTCAGCCAAGGGGGGAGAGCTGCACTCCCTCAAGATCTTCATCCTGCCAGTATGTTGTTGATTGATGTAGGTATGCGTAGTGGCTTAGGCCACTTAGATGGCCCGCAATTAGATCGTTTGATGCGTAAGCACGATAGCGCCATTTACCCCTTTATTCACCCAACATCGCATGGTTTGGAGATCAATGCGGCGACAGAGCATCTCGCATTAGTGTTTAATGTGATGTTCAATATTGCTACCGAGCTAAACATAAAGCCGCGTCAATTAGATGCGGTGAAACAAGAAGCGAAACTACGTAGCTACACTTATCTAAATACACCTGAAGGTAAGTTTGCCAAAGCTCAAGTTGATAATATTTATCTTCCAGAGAGTCGTTATCGCTTTCTTACCGATAATGATTTTGCGTCTGTGACGGTCGAACAGCTACAGCAAGTGCATCATCATTTATTTTCATATCAGCGAGGCAATAAACTGGTGATTATTGCCGATATGGAGCCGACTCAACTGGCCCCATTGTTGCGTCAATATGTTGCCTCTATTGATATGACGACACCGAAAGCACCGTTGGATTTGGGTAGTGGCTTTAATACTGCAGCAGAACCTGCTCTTGCGCTTGCAGAGGCGCACGAAGATAAAGTTACTGTCGTTCAACGTATTATCAATACCTCCCCACAACCAAGAACTGCCAAAGCTGTTTTTGCTGATGATATGCTGCAGAGGATCAGTAGCGCACGCTTGTATCGCCATATTAGGGAAAAGCATGGTTTCGATTATGCGCCGAAAATTTTTCCTGTCGCGGCGGATGGTGAAACTATTTCTGACTGGATGATAGAAATGAATGTCGCCAGTAAAAATGTTGCCATTGTAGAGAAAGAATTGGAACAATTTGTCGCAGGTTTGAGTACATCACTGACACAGCAAGAAGTGACAACCGCTGCGAAACAATTGACGTTAGCGCTTGAGCCTCTGGATATCGATCCTGCGCAACGCGCTTGGTTCTATTCTCGCTATTTAGTTCATGGCTACGGCATTGATGCCTTATTGAAGCTTGAAGAAACGGCTCAAAATATTTCACTCGATTACATGCAGCAAAGAGCATTATGGACGTTTGGAATGGGGAGTTTCAAAGCCACAGCGTTGTTAACTCCCAAGCAATAG
- the ispH gene encoding 4-hydroxy-3-methylbut-2-enyl diphosphate reductase: MSNEMKILLANPRGFCAGVDRAISIVERALEIYQPPIYVRHEVVHNRFVVEGLKQRGAIFVEELHEVPDDNIVIFSAHGVSQAVRQEAKARALTVFDATCPLVTKVHMEVARASRRNLEVVLIGHAGHPEVEGTMGQYSSATGGMYLVEKPADVAKLLDVVKDPSDLHYVSQTTLSVDETADVIAELRRVFPEIQGPRKDDICYATQNRQDAVREIAEKVDVMIVVGSKNSSNSTRLKELAEKLGTPGYLTDCPEDIQTQWFEGKRKVGVTAGASAPEELVNQIMERIKELVGTRSVEEVTGREENMFFEVPKELQIKQVD, encoded by the coding sequence ATGAGCAATGAAATGAAAATCCTGTTAGCCAATCCACGCGGTTTTTGTGCCGGTGTAGACCGAGCCATTAGCATCGTAGAACGTGCCCTGGAAATCTACCAGCCACCAATTTACGTTCGTCATGAAGTGGTGCACAACCGCTTTGTCGTAGAAGGGCTAAAACAGCGTGGTGCTATTTTTGTTGAAGAACTGCATGAAGTGCCAGACGACAACATTGTGATCTTTTCTGCTCATGGTGTATCACAAGCTGTGCGTCAAGAAGCCAAAGCACGTGCATTGACGGTCTTTGATGCTACCTGTCCATTGGTGACCAAAGTGCATATGGAAGTAGCACGAGCGAGTCGTCGCAACTTGGAAGTGGTGCTAATTGGTCATGCTGGCCATCCTGAAGTGGAAGGCACGATGGGCCAATACTCAAGCGCAACGGGTGGCATGTATTTAGTTGAAAAGCCTGCTGATGTAGCGAAGTTACTTGATGTCGTGAAAGATCCAAGCGATTTACATTATGTAAGTCAAACCACGCTATCAGTTGATGAAACGGCAGATGTAATTGCTGAACTGCGCCGAGTATTTCCTGAGATCCAAGGCCCGCGTAAAGATGACATCTGCTACGCTACGCAAAACCGCCAAGACGCTGTGCGTGAAATCGCTGAAAAAGTCGATGTGATGATCGTGGTGGGTTCTAAAAACTCATCAAATTCCACTCGCCTTAAAGAGTTGGCTGAAAAGCTGGGTACGCCTGGTTATCTCACCGATTGCCCTGAAGATATTCAAACCCAGTGGTTTGAGGGTAAGCGCAAAGTCGGCGTTACAGCGGGTGCTTCAGCTCCTGAAGAGTTAGTTAACCAAATCATGGAGCGCATCAAAGAATTGGTAGGTACGCGCTCTGTAGAAGAAGTGACGGGCCGTGAAGAGAACATGTTCTTTGAAGTGCCAAAAGAGCTACAAATTAAGCAAGTTGATTGA
- the fkpB gene encoding FKBP-type peptidyl-prolyl cis-trans isomerase, with protein sequence MTAIAHNSTVTLHFTIKMKDGSVADSTHNMGKPAKLVIGDGSLSDNFEQCLLGLNSGDNKAIELAAADAFGMPNPDNIHYMDRAKFVGDAEVEVGTIMAFSGPDGMEIPGIITDIAGDSVTVDFNHPLAGQDVTFEVEILSVE encoded by the coding sequence GTGACCGCAATAGCCCATAACTCTACCGTTACTTTGCATTTTACCATTAAGATGAAAGACGGCTCCGTTGCCGATAGTACCCATAATATGGGAAAGCCTGCCAAGTTAGTCATTGGTGATGGTAGCTTGAGTGATAACTTTGAGCAGTGTTTGCTGGGGTTAAACTCTGGTGACAACAAAGCAATCGAACTTGCCGCAGCAGATGCTTTTGGCATGCCAAATCCAGACAACATCCATTATATGGATCGCGCCAAGTTTGTTGGTGATGCCGAGGTAGAAGTGGGTACCATCATGGCATTTAGCGGCCCTGATGGGATGGAAATTCCCGGAATTATTACCGATATTGCTGGCGATTCGGTCACGGTTGACTTTAACCACCCTCTGGCAGGACAAGATGTGACTTTTGAAGTTGAAATTTTGTCAGTAGAATAA
- the lspA gene encoding signal peptidase II has translation MSEKALTLKESGVRWLWLALIIFVADIAIKLVVMNTMGYGWNNRIEILPFFNLLYVHNYGAAFSFLSDQAGWQRWLFTGIAFVVTAMLTYWMSKLPAKEKWNNIAYAMIIGGAVGNVFDRVVHGFVVDYLDFYWGTYHWPAFNLADTTICIGAAMIILDGFISKDKTKA, from the coding sequence ATGAGTGAAAAAGCACTAACACTGAAAGAGTCTGGCGTACGTTGGCTGTGGTTGGCCTTAATTATCTTTGTGGCTGATATTGCGATCAAATTGGTGGTGATGAACACCATGGGGTATGGCTGGAATAACCGTATTGAAATCCTGCCATTCTTTAACCTACTGTATGTGCATAACTATGGCGCAGCATTTAGCTTTCTGAGCGATCAAGCGGGTTGGCAACGTTGGTTGTTTACTGGTATTGCTTTTGTGGTAACAGCAATGCTGACTTACTGGATGAGTAAGTTACCAGCCAAAGAGAAATGGAATAACATTGCCTATGCGATGATCATCGGTGGTGCGGTTGGTAACGTATTCGACCGTGTTGTACATGGTTTTGTGGTGGATTACCTAGATTTTTACTGGGGTACCTACCATTGGCCTGCATTCAACTTAGCCGATACTACGATCTGTATTGGTGCTGCGATGATCATTTTAGACGGTTTTATCAGCAAAGATAAAACCAAGGCCTAA
- the ribF gene encoding bifunctional riboflavin kinase/FAD synthetase, with protein MELIRGIHNIQPHHQGCVLTIGNFDGVHLGHQAVLQQVSQQAKALNLPSMVMTFEPQPLELFAQGKAPARLTRLRDKFVQLSKLNIDRLLCVIFNKHFSALTAEEFISDLLVKRLGVKFLVVGDDFCFGRGRTGNFAMLQQAGKKYGFEVVSTQSFCLQQLRVSSTAIRTALAEDDLPQAANMLGRDYSISGRVSHGRKLGRTIGFPTANIPLKRSVSPVSGVYVVQALGLGDSAIGGVANIGQRPTVNGVRQQLEVHLFDFQGDLYGKQLEIVLLEKLRDEHKFESFEALKQQIELDAEAARVWLRQFKG; from the coding sequence ATGGAATTGATACGAGGTATTCATAATATTCAGCCACATCATCAAGGGTGTGTGTTAACCATAGGAAACTTCGATGGTGTTCATCTTGGTCACCAAGCCGTTTTACAACAGGTCTCACAACAAGCGAAGGCGCTTAATTTACCTTCAATGGTGATGACCTTTGAACCGCAGCCATTGGAGTTATTTGCTCAGGGCAAAGCGCCAGCACGTTTAACTCGTTTACGTGATAAGTTTGTTCAATTAAGTAAGCTCAATATCGATCGTTTATTGTGCGTTATCTTTAATAAGCATTTCTCAGCTTTAACCGCGGAGGAGTTTATTAGTGACTTGTTGGTCAAGCGATTGGGTGTTAAGTTTCTCGTAGTGGGTGATGATTTTTGCTTTGGCCGTGGCCGCACAGGTAACTTTGCGATGCTGCAACAAGCCGGCAAAAAGTATGGTTTTGAGGTCGTAAGTACCCAAAGCTTCTGTTTACAGCAATTACGTGTAAGCAGTACTGCGATTCGCACTGCGCTGGCTGAAGATGATTTGCCGCAAGCGGCAAACATGCTTGGGCGTGATTACAGTATTAGTGGTCGTGTTTCTCATGGCCGCAAATTAGGAAGAACTATTGGTTTTCCTACAGCCAACATTCCGCTAAAACGCAGTGTATCTCCAGTCTCTGGGGTGTATGTTGTTCAAGCCTTAGGTCTTGGTGACTCAGCAATTGGTGGGGTAGCGAACATTGGTCAACGACCAACTGTGAATGGTGTTCGCCAACAATTAGAAGTACATTTATTCGACTTTCAAGGCGATTTATATGGCAAGCAGCTAGAAATCGTACTTCTAGAAAAGCTTCGCGATGAACATAAGTTTGAATCGTTTGAAGCGCTTAAACAGCAAATTGAATTGGATGCTGAGGCAGCTAGGGTGTGGCTGCGTCAGTTTAAGGGTTGA
- the murJ gene encoding murein biosynthesis integral membrane protein MurJ, protein MSKRLLKSGMIVSAMTLISRVLGLVRDVVVANLMGAGASADVFFFANKIPNFLRRLFAEGAFSQAFVPVLTESHAQGDMDKTRDLIAKASGTLGVIVSIVTLLGILGSGVVTALFGFGWFLDWLNDGPAAPKFELASFLLKITFPYLWFITFVALSGAILNTLGKFAVSSFTPVFLNVMIILSAWFIAPQLAQPEIGLAIGVFLGGLVQFLFQIPFLIKAGVMVKPKWGWRDPGVVKIRTLMIPALFGVSVSQINLLLDTFIASFLQTGSISWLYYSDRLLEFPLGLFGIAIATVILPALSRKHVDAHSEGFASTMDWGVRMVMLLGLPAMLGLMVLAKPMLMVLFMRGEFSPHDVQQASLSLLAYSSGLLNFMLIKVLAPGYYSRQDTKTPVKYGIVAMVTNMGFNAIFAYFYGYVGLAMATALSAFVNMALLYRGLHLQGVYQISKKTALFAARLIVAGGLMVAAIIWQLEEMSVWLSWSFAHRVMWLAALIGLGALVYLVSLLVLGVRLKDLKAATD, encoded by the coding sequence GTGAGTAAACGTCTGCTTAAGTCTGGCATGATCGTCAGTGCAATGACTTTGATTTCTCGTGTTTTGGGCTTAGTTCGTGATGTGGTGGTTGCAAACCTCATGGGTGCTGGCGCTAGCGCGGATGTATTTTTCTTTGCTAACAAAATTCCTAACTTTCTGCGTCGCTTGTTTGCAGAAGGTGCCTTTTCACAAGCGTTTGTGCCCGTGCTTACTGAAAGCCACGCACAAGGTGATATGGATAAAACCCGTGATTTGATTGCCAAAGCATCCGGCACGCTTGGCGTGATTGTCTCTATTGTTACCTTATTAGGTATTTTAGGTTCGGGTGTGGTGACCGCGCTGTTTGGTTTTGGCTGGTTTTTAGATTGGCTGAATGATGGGCCAGCAGCACCAAAATTTGAGTTAGCTAGTTTCCTACTTAAAATTACCTTCCCTTATTTATGGTTTATCACTTTTGTTGCGCTATCGGGTGCGATTCTCAATACGCTAGGTAAATTTGCGGTCTCTTCATTTACCCCTGTTTTCCTCAACGTGATGATCATTCTCTCAGCTTGGTTTATTGCACCACAACTAGCGCAGCCAGAAATCGGCCTAGCGATCGGCGTGTTTTTAGGTGGTTTGGTGCAGTTTTTATTCCAGATTCCCTTCCTTATAAAAGCAGGCGTAATGGTTAAGCCCAAATGGGGTTGGCGCGATCCGGGTGTCGTTAAAATTCGCACCCTGATGATCCCTGCTTTATTCGGTGTCTCGGTGAGTCAAATCAACCTATTACTTGATACCTTTATTGCCAGTTTTCTACAAACCGGTTCAATCAGTTGGCTTTATTACTCAGATCGTTTACTCGAGTTTCCATTGGGCTTGTTTGGCATTGCTATTGCGACTGTGATTTTACCCGCGTTATCACGCAAGCATGTCGATGCGCACAGCGAAGGGTTTGCTAGTACCATGGATTGGGGCGTGCGTATGGTGATGCTGCTAGGCTTACCTGCCATGCTTGGCTTAATGGTATTAGCGAAACCTATGCTAATGGTACTATTTATGCGCGGTGAGTTTTCACCTCATGATGTTCAGCAAGCCTCATTATCATTACTCGCTTACTCATCGGGTCTACTCAACTTCATGCTGATTAAGGTATTGGCTCCGGGCTACTACTCACGTCAGGACACCAAAACGCCAGTGAAATACGGCATTGTTGCTATGGTCACTAATATGGGCTTTAACGCAATCTTTGCTTATTTCTATGGTTATGTTGGACTGGCGATGGCAACAGCACTATCTGCTTTCGTCAATATGGCGCTGCTATATAGAGGCTTACATCTACAAGGTGTTTATCAAATTTCAAAGAAAACCGCACTTTTTGCTGCGCGTCTCATTGTTGCTGGTGGCTTAATGGTGGCGGCGATTATTTGGCAATTAGAAGAGATGAGTGTTTGGTTATCTTGGAGTTTTGCTCATCGAGTGATGTGGTTAGCGGCGTTAATTGGCCTCGGAGCTCTGGTTTACCTAGTGAGTCTATTAGTATTAGGTGTGCGCCTAAAAGATTTAAAAGCAGCGACAGACTAG
- the rpsT gene encoding 30S ribosomal protein S20 — MANSKSAKKRAIQAEKRRQHNASRRSMMRTYMKKTVAAIEAGDKEAATAAFAAVTPILDRMATKGLVHKNKAARHKSRFAAAIKAL, encoded by the coding sequence TTGGCAAATAGTAAATCTGCTAAGAAGCGCGCTATCCAAGCTGAGAAACGTCGCCAGCACAATGCTAGCCGTCGTTCTATGATGCGCACTTACATGAAGAAAACTGTTGCTGCTATCGAAGCAGGCGACAAAGAAGCTGCAACTGCTGCATTCGCTGCAGTTACACCAATCCTAGACCGTATGGCGACTAAAGGTCTTGTTCACAAGAACAAAGCTGCTCGTCATAAGTCTCGTTTCGCTGCTGCAATCAAAGCTCTATAA